A genome region from Natronobeatus ordinarius includes the following:
- a CDS encoding GrpB family protein codes for MVGLERGTVKLEPYRDEWKERYGEEIDQLDDIAGDQFVDFEHIGSTAIDGMPAKPIIDVLAVVDDLDDADTLIPVLEEQGYEYRPGDVDGRLFFAKGPRTNRTVYLSISEHGSDFYDEKVAFREYLREHPEAAERYASLKKRLAEKHPKNREKYTAAKSEFIKNVLDRAMNE; via the coding sequence ATGGTTGGATTAGAACGAGGAACAGTCAAACTGGAACCGTACCGAGACGAATGGAAGGAACGTTACGGAGAAGAGATAGACCAGTTAGACGACATCGCAGGCGATCAGTTCGTTGATTTCGAACATATTGGGAGTACTGCTATCGATGGGATGCCTGCGAAACCGATTATCGATGTCCTTGCTGTCGTCGATGATCTGGACGACGCAGACACTCTCATTCCAGTTCTCGAAGAACAAGGATACGAATACCGCCCCGGAGACGTTGACGGGCGACTCTTCTTCGCCAAGGGGCCGCGCACGAATCGGACGGTATACCTCTCGATCTCGGAACACGGGAGTGACTTCTACGACGAGAAAGTCGCCTTCAGAGAGTATCTTCGTGAGCATCCTGAAGCCGCCGAACGGTACGCCTCACTGAAGAAAAGGTTGGCAGAGAAGCACCCAAAAAACAGAGAGAAGTATACTGCTGCGAAATCGGAGTTCATTAAGAACGTACTCGACCGGGCGATGAACGAGTAG